In Thermococcus gorgonarius, the genomic window GCCCTTAAGGGCGTTACAATTAAGGTTTACGAGGGAGAAATCCTCGGACTTCTCGGCGAGAACGGTGCGGGAAAAACGACCCTCATGAAAATCCTTTTTGGTATGCTCAAGCCGACGAGGGGGAAAATTATCCTCCGCGGTAAGGAGGTTCGTTTCAAAAGCCCAGCCGATGCAATAGCGAATGGAATAGGGATGGTCCACCAGCACTTCACCCTTGTCGAGGTCTTCAACGCCCTTGAGAACATCATCCTTGGCATGGAAGGGCACGGCCTGCTGTCAAAAATTGACATGGAAAACGCCAGAAAGAAACTCCAGAAGTTAATGGACGAGCTGAACTTTCAGGTCCCGCTGGACGTTCCCGTTGAAAACCTTCCCGTTGGAGTCCAGCAGAGGATTGAGATTTTGAAGATGCTCTACCGTGACGTTGATATCCTCATCCTTGACGAGCCCACAGCTGTTCTCACGCCGATAGAGGTCAAGGAGCTTTTTGCCGTCCTGAGAAAACTCAAGGAACAGGGAAAGACGATCATTTTCATAAGCCACAAGCTCAACGAGGTCATGGGGATAACCGACAGGGTCACCGTCATAAGGAAAGGTGAAGTAGTGGGAACAGTCAAAACGAGCGAGGCGACTCCGCAGATTTTGGCCAGGATGATGGTTGGAAGGGACGTCGTTCTAAGGATTGAAAAGCCACCAAAAGAGCCCGGGGATGTTGTGTTCCGGGTCGAAGACCTATGGGTAAAGGGAGATAGAGGCGAGGAAGCCGTTAGGGGGCTCACGTTCGAGGTCCGCGCTGGAGAGATATTCGGCATAGCTGGAGTTGAAGGAAACGGTCAGAGCGAGCTAATAGAGGCCATAACCGGTCTGAGGAAGGTAGAAAGGGGCAGGGTCTACCTTAAGGGTGTTGACATCACGGGTAAAAAGCCAAGGGAGTTATACGACATGGGAATGGCCCACATCCCCGAGGACAGAACCCACATGGGGCTGATTCTGGAAATGAGCGTGATGGAGAACTCGATCCTTGGGATGCACTGGAGGAAGGAGTTCTCAAAGGGGTTCCTGCTGGACTGGGGCAAGGTTGAGGAACACGCAAAAAGGCTGATCGAGGAGTTTGAGGTGAGCGCACCCGGAACCAGGGCACCAGTTAAGAGCCTCAGCGGAGGAAACCAGCAGAAGCTCATAGTCGCCAGGGAGGTCAGCAAAAAACCCGAGTTTATAATAGCCGCACAGCCGACGCGCGGCGTTGACGTCGCCTCAACAGAGTACATCAGGAACTACCTCGTCAAGCTGAGAAACGAGGGCAAAGCCGTTCTGCTTGTCTCGGCCGACCTTGACGAGGTTCTCCAGCTCAGCGATAGGATGGCGATAATGTACGAGGGGCAGTTTATGGGTATCGTCAAACCCGAGGAAGTTACCGAGGAGCAGATTGGACTGATGATGGGAGGTGTTAGGGTTGAGCCTCAAAAGTGAGCTCAAAGGATACGTAAAGCCCGTGGCGGAGAGCGTCCTCGCGATACTCATTGGGGCCTTTGTGGGGGCCCTCGTCCTCTGGTTCAGTGGCTACAGTGCGGGTTCAGCTTATTACTGGCTCATTAAGGGCTCGCTGGGTTCGATAGACGGCATCGCTGAGACGCTGAGCAAATCAGCCCCGCTGATACTAACCGCGATAACCTTCGCTATAGGAGCTAGGACTGGACTCTTCAACATTGGCGCGGAGGGAACCGTTTACTTCGGCGCCATCTCGGCCATCATAGTTACTCAGCACCTCCAGAACCCGATAGCGGGACTTTTAGCCGGCATCTTCGTTGGAGCCCTGTGGGCCCTTCCGTCCGCCCTCCTGAAGGTATACCGAGGAGTTCACGAAGTCATCTCGACGATAATGTTCAACTGGATTGCCTTCTTCCTGGTCAGCTGGTTGGCCGTCAGCGTTTACTACAACCCCAAGGACCCCAACAGCACGCTTCCCGTTCCGCCGTCAGCCAGGTTGCCCCTCCTTATGAAGAACACAAGCCTTTCGTGGGCGTTTATAGTCGCCATCGCAACAGCGGTGATTGTTTTCATAGTAATGTGGCATACCAAGCTCGGCTATGAGCTCAGAACCAGCGGTCAGAACCCCAGGGCGGCCGAATACGGTGGAATAAACCCCAAGAGCTCGATGATATGGTCCTTCCTCATAGGCGGAATGACGGCCGGGCTGGCTGGTGCCGGAATAGTCATGGGGACCCCGCCGAGCTATGCAATAACCCAGGGCTTGGCCAACGTTTACGGCTACGGTTTCGATGGAATAGGCGTTTCCCTCGTCGGGAGAAACCACCCGCTCGGCATAATCTTCTCGGGAATCCTCTTTGGGGCACTCAGTGCAGGTGCAACGGCAATGCAGCAACACGCCCAAGTACCGCTGGAGATGGTCAAGGTCATTGAGGGTATCATAATCATAGCCGTTGCAGTTCCCGGCTTGCTTGACCTCTTTGCAAAGCTCTTCAGGAGGGAGGGGGCATGAACGAGGCCATGGCAATCAGCCTTCTCCTCGGTTCGCTCGCGGCAATGGTACCAATAGCCCTCACGAGCATAGGTGCGGTGATCAGCGAGAGGGCCGGTGTGGTCAACATCGGCTACGAGGGAATCCTCATGTTCTCAGCCTTCTTCGGGGCAATCTTCGCCGAGTTGGCAGGCAACGGCTGGGTTGGTCTACTAGGAGGGGCGTTAGTTGGACTTCTCCTCGGTGCACTCCACGGCGTTTTGACAGTTTACCTGAAGGGCGACCACGTGATTCCGGGCATAGGCCTTAACCTCCTCGGCGCCGGTGCCGTCGCCTTCGGAATAAGGGCCTACTGGGGAACGGCAGGTCAGCACCAGGTTCCCAGCAACGCCCAGATTAACCCCCTCTGGATGGACGCCTTCGGAAACTCCCTCAGTCCCCTCGTGCCAATAACAATCGCGGTGGCGATAATTGCCTGGTGGGTGCTGTTCAAGACGCCCTTTGGACTGAGAATCCGCGCCGTCGGTGAAAACCCAG contains:
- a CDS encoding ABC transporter ATP-binding protein — its product is MEEKTPVLEMRDIVKVYPDGTKALKGVTIKVYEGEILGLLGENGAGKTTLMKILFGMLKPTRGKIILRGKEVRFKSPADAIANGIGMVHQHFTLVEVFNALENIILGMEGHGLLSKIDMENARKKLQKLMDELNFQVPLDVPVENLPVGVQQRIEILKMLYRDVDILILDEPTAVLTPIEVKELFAVLRKLKEQGKTIIFISHKLNEVMGITDRVTVIRKGEVVGTVKTSEATPQILARMMVGRDVVLRIEKPPKEPGDVVFRVEDLWVKGDRGEEAVRGLTFEVRAGEIFGIAGVEGNGQSELIEAITGLRKVERGRVYLKGVDITGKKPRELYDMGMAHIPEDRTHMGLILEMSVMENSILGMHWRKEFSKGFLLDWGKVEEHAKRLIEEFEVSAPGTRAPVKSLSGGNQQKLIVAREVSKKPEFIIAAQPTRGVDVASTEYIRNYLVKLRNEGKAVLLVSADLDEVLQLSDRMAIMYEGQFMGIVKPEEVTEEQIGLMMGGVRVEPQK
- a CDS encoding ABC transporter permease, with the protein product MSLKSELKGYVKPVAESVLAILIGAFVGALVLWFSGYSAGSAYYWLIKGSLGSIDGIAETLSKSAPLILTAITFAIGARTGLFNIGAEGTVYFGAISAIIVTQHLQNPIAGLLAGIFVGALWALPSALLKVYRGVHEVISTIMFNWIAFFLVSWLAVSVYYNPKDPNSTLPVPPSARLPLLMKNTSLSWAFIVAIATAVIVFIVMWHTKLGYELRTSGQNPRAAEYGGINPKSSMIWSFLIGGMTAGLAGAGIVMGTPPSYAITQGLANVYGYGFDGIGVSLVGRNHPLGIIFSGILFGALSAGATAMQQHAQVPLEMVKVIEGIIIIAVAVPGLLDLFAKLFRREGA
- a CDS encoding ABC transporter permease, which codes for MNEAMAISLLLGSLAAMVPIALTSIGAVISERAGVVNIGYEGILMFSAFFGAIFAELAGNGWVGLLGGALVGLLLGALHGVLTVYLKGDHVIPGIGLNLLGAGAVAFGIRAYWGTAGQHQVPSNAQINPLWMDAFGNSLSPLVPITIAVAIIAWWVLFKTPFGLRIRAVGENPEAADALGINVELYRFTAVLIASALAGIAGAYLSVDWLGTVTKTISAGRGFIALANMVFSGWNPLIALGGAFLFGFFDNLAIYIQNNPWLAGTIPWQFIATLPYVVTLIVVAGIIGRARPPKWDGKPYRRE